The segment TGGTCGTCCGGCTGCGGCACCAGCTCCATGTCGGCGAGTCGCGCCGGCCGGCCCGCCTGGCGGTCGGCGTACTCGCGCAGGACTCTGTGGTAGTAACAGTACAACCTGCTGggctgcagcagctctctgGCTGCTTCCTGTCCCGCTCTGCAGATCTCTTCTGCTTCGGCATCGTTCTCTTTGGCCCATCTGATTTTCTCCAAAAGGTCCAACAGGTTCCTCTCCACAGACACGTAATGACTTCCTGCTTTTAGGTGGCTGTAGAAATGTTCGTAATACTGCGAGTCCTGCTTCAAAACCAGGCTGTTCCCCAGCATGAGGTACGGAAACCGATACGCAGCCACGGTCCCATCCACGTTCACCTGGTACTTGTACtacagaagagaagagaagtTTTACTATATCTGATGCATATTTATTTAGTGCTGCATAACACAGAAGTtacaatcataaaaaatgaaaatattcttGAAGCTCGACTCTTCCTGCTTCAGACTTCTAAAGTATGCGTTACACaagaatttattcatttaaaaaaagatcaccTCACCTTAAAGAAGTCAAAGAATCCCACCAGCGGCGCTTTGCCcacctctttctctctgtctctgaagAAGAACCATGCCGTGATGCCGGCGTCCAGCAGCTCCGGGTTCTTCTTAGACAGAGAGACGAGCTGAAGGCGCTCCTCTCGACTGTCCCGCCCACGGAAAAACGCCCGCTCAGTTTTATTAGCCCACGGAGGCCCTGGTAGAAGGCAGAGGATTAACGTGAGGATGTAAGGGacaaaaagtttctttaaatcatGTTGAAATATACTCATctcaaactataaaatcaaacataaacatgttatcctgaactatatcaaatagtgcagtttgacagagtttactccagtagttttccagatatactgggTTCAAATTCCAGATTTTTATGCTGAATTAACTTCTGATGGCGCCCCCTGGTGGACGGTGGTAACATCAATAAAAAGCATGATTCATCTTCCTTCCACTTGAGAttttggtaagaaaaaaaaaacctaaactaaatgtttttgttatgttgttGTCAggcttttttattcctttaaattCAGTTCCAACTTCTACGGTTTCACTGACGTCCAGGAGTGGAGCATCATCTCAAACTGGGACAACTTTCTAAAGACTTGGGCAAAAGATTAATTGTATCATGAAGTTAAACAGAAACTGTAACACACATTATGCAGTCATGGTTATTGTAATACATGATATGAAAAGCAATAATTCAATAGAAGTGCCTCTGCTAACCTGGAAACAACTCTGTAACTTATTATTTTCACTGCTATAAAAGGCGTTTCTCACTGCAGACATGCTGAGGTACAGTTTAtggaaataaaagtgtttttttccatctttactTTTTCTAATTTAACAACTCTAAATATCCGCTGTGCCAAAAAGCTGTTGTAAGAACAGATTGGAGGAATattgcacaaaacaaacatattacCTGGGTTCTAACACATCTGTCTgcgataaaaacatcattttactGCGACAGTAAAAGCCTcccggaggaggaggggagTGTGGGCCACCTGTGTTGCCCTGAACAGACAGCAGGTCGTTCGTGACGCCTCTCATGGTCTCCAGGGTGGAGTGTGTGACTTCATACGTGGGGAGGACGACGTCCCGTGTGTCCGTGGAGCCGCACCACGAGAAGATGGGGACGGCTCCCTCCTTCCTCGTTTCCAAGGGCCAGTCGCCCACATTGATGAAAAACTCCACGTCAGGAAGTCTTACCTtcagcaaagacagaaaattaatCTTTTGGTCGTCAAGAGGTAGTATGAACACATGAGTGGACACAAAGTCCCACCTTCCTGGTTAGAGACAGCAACATTTCATCAGAGAACATCTTGAAGTCGGTGTATTTCCCCAAAGTGCGCCGGTACACCCTGTTGTCGATGACGGCGTAGTGAACGAGGCCGCCTCTGTTGGAGAACCTGCGAGGCACTTCTTGTCTAAGATGCTGCAGGTTGACCGTGGGAAAAGACTCGAAATCCGCCAGAATCTGGGGTTCCTCTGTGGGACACCGCAAGACGCTCTGCCAGACAGAAGCGTCCGACTCAGGACAGTCACAGTATTCATGATAAACTGGACCTGAGGGAAAACAAGTTACCTGGGTgagatttaaaacacaaatttattcaACTTCAGCGTAGATCTTCAAAGATAAAAGGTGCTTTTCCACGCTGGTCTCagtaaaaagtgcaaaaaacagCATCTGTGAAGGTTCAGGGATGGAGAGGCCTCTGTTAGAATATTGTGGAGAGACAAGATGAAGTCTGTCGTCCtatttcagctctttttcttACAACAACATAACTCGACAAacatgaaatgtgtttgtttgattggtCCGTCTGCAGCCCGGACCTGACGACTCTTAAAACGATGGAAAATGTTTcgcagacacagacacagattcCTCTCCTGAAGCCGCAACAATCTGCCTCAGTTATCAAGTGACCGAACGGAAGAAGAGGAGTTTTGTAACACAACGGTAAACGTGGCTGTCAATCATTTTGAGTCAGCCGGGCGATGATAGAAGCGATGACGAGCCGGGAGGGGAGGAGCAGAGGGTTTCCTGGCGGGCGAAGGTGTCACCTCAAATCAGGGACAACTTCTCTAAGTTTATGATGCTCTTTAAGAGGGGACAACATTAATGTGCAACACAGAGTCTGTTTTCACTTTCCTCACGTTTGCATCATTGGCAACAAAATAACTGGTTTGTTTACATCAGTCAGGCGTTTTAGCTGCTGATTTCTGAGCAGGGCTTTCGGCTGATACCTCTGCTTGAAATGCAGAAAACCACACCCACCATCAGTTTtatcagcttttcttttcacacatattgtttgttgttagttCTCCAATGACTGGGCCTGGGAAACAAATCTACACACAAACTTCTaagatgttaaataaaattatcaaCAAGTATTTAAAACTTCTTGTAGCAAATGTTCATTTCTCTCTGTTTATGCATCTGTTCCTATTATAAGGTCCTTCTTTTATAAATGCTGTAAAAGTGAACACAAGTAAACCGCCTTCCTGCTCACGTGTCATCTAGATGTAgaggtctttattttttattttttaaagccgTTAACTTGTGAGGACATTAAAAACGGTTTCATTTGTCTGGTTAAGATTTTAGAAACCTTTTCAACTTCCTGGGTATGAGGTTtggtattttttacatttacttttatgGGGCAAAATTCGGGGAGTGCCGATGCAGAAGAAACTGGTGGGAAAACACGTGCACAAACGCTCCTGACTAAATGTCGTATTATTTGACGGTTAAATTGCTTTTCAGTCTGCAGAAATGAGGTAAAACGGATAAAAACAACCGTTTCCACGGTGCAGACCGTACCTCGGAGGATGTAGGGGGACTGGGCCACAGCAGCGTCTTGGTGGAGGATTTCTACCTTCAGGCCTTTGACTGTGGACCCATAGAGACGGTACCGGACCAGGAAAGAGCCGTCTCCTCTGTCCAGAGGTGGAGGGACATGGACACGGAGGTACTCCTTCTTGTCAAGGGGACTTATCTTCACTTTAAACGTGTCTTTACCTGAACAgcacaagcaaaaacagcattaaagcAGCACATTTGGTTTTATGTGCTATTTATTTACGCACAGATTTGTTGAGAACTATGCAGattaaagtgctttgtttacactgactgcatacctgcatttctgAATCACATCTGggaaactactggagtaaacgctttcaaactgcaccatttcacatagttcaggataacatttattttaggtttgatttcatagtttgcatttattattttaagatctttttttagtttttgcttcatCACATCAGAGGAAAAAGGGACAGAAAGATCTCCTCTAtgtgtaataaaaaacacataaataaccCTTTTACATGACTGACAACAGCTGAATTACCTGGAGACACCGTCAGGTTCTCTCCTTTAGAACCGACGGCCTGAATAAAAAGGTACCGGACCGGCAGAACTGCGTCGGGATCCAGTCCTGGACCCCAGATGAGACACCTCTGCGGACTGACTCCTCCACAGTCAGAAACCGGTAAGTCCACGCTAAAAAACGCCGCTAAAACCACGAACCTGCGCATTAAAGCGCCCCGAGCAGCTCTGACCGAGTCTCCGCTTCGCCTGCGCGTCATTTTCCTCCCGGAGCCGCGAGCTAAACGCGCAAAGTTGCGGAAAAAATCCGTGAAGTTTGAGACGCGAAGTCTTCACTCCGACATGTTGGCTGAAAGCCACGCCCACTGCCcggtgctgccttcaggagcgTCGGAAATGTTCAACACAAGTCAAATAAATCAGGGAACTATTgtcaaaacaataattttaagggcattttagcaataaaataactaataCTAAGAAAAAGAACGAAGGTTTAGGGAGATAAAAACTACTACAGTGtcttttattgaacaaaataaattataaaaatatttaggtGTCAGTAAAGCAGCAACTACTCATTTTTGGTACAAGAACTAAAAAGTAAATGATCACATTTTTACGGTGGCCGACAGGATCCAAACGCGCAGCAGCTCGTTCAGATGTTTGCTGCGCgtttgcacctgtcggccaccgtagattttatttaattattgtcaGAAACGCGTTAATATTTGGTGAAATATTAATATTGATGACAGAACTTTGGCACAACtatgtttcatattttaactGAACTATTAtccttttaaataattgtttaaagGTACaacttttttgtcttattaCTTTTATTCTAAATGAATTTCTTTAGGCTAAAACTCTTTTAAAACCCAGATATGGATAACCCAGCTGTTGTCTGGTGCAGTTCTCTACACATTTTGCATGAGATTAAGATATATATTTAGCTTCTCTTCATATATTTGGCTAATTTTAACTAAATGATGTGAACACAATAAAGGAACCTGTTTGTTATCGAAGGCAGAAGACTTGCTTTGGTTCCTGTGagttgctgttttcttaacAGAGAAGCAAAAGTTGTGAAATGACTGTAAACCAACACTGGTTGTAAAAGTTAACTTCACCAAAAGTAAATTAATGGCGgttacattaaaacaaagacttttattGTGCTGTGAGAACTGAAGGCCTGAATGATAGAATAAAGACTTCTAGTACGtgaagatattttctttttggtgtCCCAGTTTGTCCAGATTCGGCAGACAGGCATTCTTGACCATTGGTGAAGGACCGCAGAGGAcgatgaggacatcagaggacGGAGCGGGGAGGTGGTCTTTGATCATGTCAAAGGTCACGTATCCAGAACTGTAGCTCCAGCctgaaaggacagaaaaaaaataaaaccaatcacagaaacaggttttaaataCTTTGGAACCaagatgtttcctgttttgttctttgacGGCTCTTTTTGTACGATTTTTGCAAGCTAACAtttgcagactttgtgctaaTTTAGCCGTTAATATATCGAAACATTCAGCTCCTTCATGAGATTCTGGCTCttctgacttttggttttcGTCAcgttaaaactgattaaaatatttcactttatttacaaatatttacccatagaaatacattaagatatTTTCAATTCTCTCGAAAACTCTGTTCTCTTTGaagtattttagcttttagctgccattctgttacattaagcttttagctaaccttttgttagcttctagctagcattttgctacttttagcttttagctcgtgttttgctacctttgattttttttgcactccttttgttaattttagcatttGGCTGACCTTTGcaacatttagcctttagctagcctttagccacttttagcttctagctagtgctctgcttcttttagctttaatgactcagtttcagcttcttcagcagtcattcggCGCTCAGTGTTCACTCTGCCTTTTTGTCAGAAGATTGTTTTGgattcctctttttatttttacaaaagctTTACAtgaaacacttcctgtctgcgttatttttaaatcaaagagaCTAAAAATTGCGTTTAGCCGAGTGAAATAAGCCGTTTTTCACACGAAGCACaaacagttatttttctttccgAGGCAACACTGACCAGGAGCAcgtaaaacacaaactttaatgcattttttaaaataaggaaaaaactGAAGCTCCAGATTAAtgttatgtcatttttaaatttgatttagttaaatgtttgattatatttctttcttactttaggaaaaataaaaaaaagtgcaactaTGGAATATAATTTTAtcaattgtgaataaaattgcagttcttttccttttttaattctttatttcaGGGGGAAATATCTGACCCAGACATCCAGTTATCTTATTTAGCAAACAGCATGAAAATTCAAACgcatcattgttttgttttgttgttgttgtttacttagAAGCAAAACTCCTAAAATTCTGATACCATAAAGATTTACTAGGGTTAGCCTGTTAGGAGCAGAAGTTggagaaatgaataaataaacatgcttTCTGTcgaataaagaaatgtttttaagataaaatgacCAAACCTGTTTCAGTCCTTAGatactttcagaataaaagctgaactaaattaataaaaccagACCACAAAACCTAAACAATATGAgctaaaagactttaaaatcttatttaacAAACGTGATTTTCCTCTTGATAAAAGTAAGTAAATCGGACGAAAGTGCTGCAGCTTTTCAAAGTTAAAGCCACAtttcttttagaataaaactgCCTTTGGAAGCTCCCTCTGTTCTGAATGTAAAAATACGAATCATACAACTTTAAACTAAtagtttaaaagtgttttctcACCCTGTGGAGGTTTATCCAGAGTGTACCAGAGCTGAACCTTCTCAGGATGCTTCTTCtgcacctcctccagctcctctttcAGTAAAATATCGTTCTCCGTCTGAGATGGAGAAAAGAACCCGTGAATTCTTCCACATGTGCAGAATGTTGCTGAAGCAACAGAACGAACACGCAGTTGACCTGGTTGGCGAATATCAGGGAGCACTTGGTGATGTCATCAGGATCTGACGTGATGCTCTGGATTAACTGCAGCATCGGGGTGACGCCTGAGGCAACCAAACACACCAGGTGAGCTTcaggtgggcggggcttaaactGCATCTATACAAGCTTTAAAAGTCTGCAGCTTTGTGAGATCCCTTATAAAGCTGTAAGGAGTTAAACAGGAAGGAGAACAAACCTGTGCCACCAGCAATCATCCCAACGTGTTTAAACCTCTGAACCTTTGGCTCCGTCTTCTTGTTGGCTCGAATAGAAAACACACCTGATCAGGTATCAGGAGAGACAAACGCTCAGTGCTCAGTGACGACCTGAATACGCTGTATTCAAATTAAAACGCAAAAACCTCGAACCTTTCCCCTCGTAGATGAGGAGTCCATTGGGTCCTCTGAAGTCAATAGTGTCTCCGATGGACAAGTTGTCCAGGTACTGAGACATCTGTCCTCCTTCTGGGTAGGATGGGTGGAAGCCTTTGTAGTAGATCTGAagaagttttaagaaaaaaatgttttaacttttcgGTAAAAAGTCAGCACAATCTTTCAGTTCtgaggttttatttatcagaacttaatatttacaaaaagaatgtATGACAAATtaaactgtcattaaaaaaaggaaataaattaaaaaaaaacttttcaccTCATAAAACTTATCAGTTCTgtacaaagctaaaaaaataaaagaatttaaagaagTTTTGTTCTGAGATCCAATGATGAAGATCAGGGgagaaaatttgattttaaaagttaaatttggGCAAAGTGTCTCCTCCCATTTCCTGTAAAAGACTTAGAATCAACCCAACCTTTTGCTAATCTCTCTGCTCACTTTATCTCCTAATAGTTGAATTGTTCGTTGTGTTCTTGGgttgtttttaagaaatgagcctttatttttaattaccttAACCACAAGGTCAACAAAGCCCTGGTCTTCATCACTGGAGACGGGAGTGTAGGGTCTGACCACCAGACTGCCGTTCACCTTGGCTGTCAGGTAAACATGCTGACCTGCAGCAGGTGAAAACGAGAAATCACGAAACAAGCATCAGTTTCAAGGTCTTATTTTTCACCACaaatccagattcaaatctGGATCTATCTTATGCATGCAGTCTGGATCTGAAACAAGTTCGAagttttacaattaaaacatttagtcatTCTAAGAGGTATGAGAGGCTCCTGACGTGTCTGAAGGTTTTACTTTaatgagatttttctttttttaatcagaggGGAGCTGTTTTATTACCTACTGGCAGTCCAAGGACATGAGACGCAGATGGAAGGCCAAACCGAAATTTCTTTGTGTCGTGGCTGATTTCCTGCACGAGGACACAGACGGGTTCGAGAAACAGacgaaaagtaaaaacaacattccTGCTGGGCGGCGAAATAAGTTTCAGTTTGAGACAAAGGCGTCTTTATGTTTCCATCTGAAGTGTGATGTGTTgaagtaacttttattttaagtccCAATGTTCTCAGGCAGCAGATTTAGGAGCTTCAGATCAGTAAGTCGTTCTTCCAGCCAACATCTACGGCAAGCTGTTCGGATATTTATTTCACATCCTTCatattttgagtcattttcacCAACTAGTTTACTctgcacattttgtcacattagtTCAACAAACACTCTTACTACTAATACTTTTTACAACTAGTGGCACTTTTGACCAACTAGTTGGAACATAATTCATACTAGTCAGTTGCACTAGTAGCCCAAAACTCCCACCTAGTTAGTTTTTAAACGCACCACTGCACCAAACTAGTTATCAGCTGTACGTTACAAGTTAACCATCAAAAACCCACACATGTTAACTAGTCAACACAAAATATGCCTACTAGTCCCCCAGTCTGACCTAAAAATTGACCTAGTTAACTTGTAACCAAAAAATAGTTTACTTGTAGACTACTGAACATTATAGTTTACTAGTAGACTATTTAAAGTTTAGATAACAGTAGTCGACTAGTGCACAAATTTTACAATCACTATCTGAAAAGTAGACATAAATTTGTGTTGACTAGTTAACATGTTAGTGCTTTTGATGCTTACTAGTTAACTTGTACATCACATATGTTAATTAGTTTGGGGCAGTGGTCCACTGGTGCATTAAAAAGCCAACTAGTTGGGACTTTTGGGCTACTAATATCACTTCTGTTTCAACTAGTTAGGCAAAAGTGCTACTAGTTGGCAAAAAAAGCATTACTAGTTGAACTAGTGCAACCAAATGTGCAACTAATGCAGCGTAGTCATGAACTAGTGGGTGAAAATTACACTTGGCATCAAGgatattgaataaatacatgaaTGGCTTGCCATAGTCCCCTTGAAATGAAGGCTATTGAATAAATATACAAAGAGCTTGCCATATAGTCTGACATACAGCTTCTATAGAGCCACAAATGGAGACTGAGCTCatagttttatatatttccttataaaaatgatttacaatGGCACTAAAAAACTGATGTGGcagctaaaaatataaaatttcgGTAACTAGAAACTCTTTCCATCTGCAGTGCATTTATAAGATGAAGTAAagagaaaatgtgctttaaaaataagtgTTAAGTGTGGAGCTTTTTCTTCGCAGCTCACCTGTTTGCTGACAAGAGGTAGTGGATATTTTATCATGGGGTCCTGGAGCGTTACGGgccctttcttcttcttcttttcttctggaGATTTTCGCAGGAGGGAGAACAGCACTGTCACTACAACCGCAAACACCGCCAGAACCACCGGGATCACCTGCAGgacaaatgtcattttaatcAGGCCAGACAAAGCTGCATTTCTCAGGCATTTTTAACGTGAATTTTCAGAGAGTTTTACAGCTTTCCAGGTTAATAACACAGcaagcaaataaaacattaagctCCAATCTTTCTCTGCttaaaaaatgagttaaatgttaaaagaaaagataattTCTCACCAAGGTTTGATCCATATCTTAACTTGAAAGTGTGCCAGAGTGCCAGAGCAGAGTCCACACACAGATCAGGCTATGAAAACCCTccctatcacacacacacacacacacacacacagcctctgAAAGGGGCGTGGCTTCCCGCTGGGGGAAAGGTGACAGGTCCAAGCACCAATGGTAGGACGGGTCTGATGGTGACACATTCTCAGGCAGGAGAAGAGGCCTGAAATCACACCATAGATGGAGGGGAGGAGAGAAAAACTTTACTCAGTCATTTTATCAGAAACACTAACAAACCtttatataaacagaaaatcattttaaacaaccaAACTAAAACTGGTTgatgttcaaaaacatttttaataagtCAAAAAAACTTAACAACTATAACTGGAtcaatttattacttttttaaatctcagtaaCATGCAGTTAGAAATCAGGACATTTCCTAATAGGAGCCCCTTTATCAgtgatttattataaatatttatatttactatTTAGTAAGATCAAGTTCTGTACCTGTTagttattcagtttaaaaagttaGTTAAGTAACTGGAAATAAATTACCTGAAATACTGagtctgttttaatgtatgaACAATGTTTTACAACATTATATACGTTGTGTAAAGTGTTTACAAATGCATAAATAATCTACTTGTAAAGCATGaataaatcctttataaagGGACCCTGAATGTgaattaattttatgtttaatgtggCATCTGGAGgtcatttttacttttgcagaaaagtaaaaattaaaacgaGAAATCATTTTTCAAGATGCAAAGATGTTTATATTATAAAGAcaatcaaaaatacaacaatgcCCTTTAGTAATTTGCAGTAAAGCACTAAACTAAAAAGTGATGCCACGGAGAAAAGGTAGCACTTCACAAACATCAAGCATTAAAGTTTTTAGCTGCAACAACTATAGGTGTCCTACATTTGAAGCTGCAGtaataaatcatattttattaacGTGATACTTATTTAATAtgtaaaaactcaaactgtaaGATTAATTTCAGGGTAGTTCAGATGTTATCCATAAAGTTCTGTAGATCAGTTCCTGAGGTTTCATCATCTGATCTCCTGCCAACAGGAAGTGGATCTTCTGAGACCTGATGGTAGATCAGATCAGCTGGATCTGCAACACAAAGGCTCAAATAATTACTATTACCTAAATGTAATAAAGCCATTTATTGGAGAGTATAAttttatgtgtgtatttatatcaGTAATCTAAACCAGACTGCCAGTGTTACAGCCTGTTTCATTGGCTTCACTTTTAGTTTCTGCCAGCAGAGGGAGCTCTAATACATCAAATtaacaaacatctgtttttatgtagttttcTATTGGACCTCAGCACCAAATGTTGAGTCtaaagtcaaacttttaaacCTCTATATAGATAAAAGACAGCTTCAAGTTACTTTAAACTAAAGTTTACATAACAAATACATCCTAACAAGTTTGTAGATTGTAATAAGTACAGTGTTAGCTcagttaaatttgaaaaaaagggTCACACTGAGTGCAAAGGTTTCTCTGAAGGTAATCAAGTtcagcagtttttaataaataaaacatggagtCCTGTGTAGtcagaaaaagcagccaaagcaGTGAAATCCTTCCTGTTGTCTCAACGCTGCCCCCCGGGACCCACAGCAccgcaaaacaacaacatccctGATtttcctccacttcctgtcgCTTCTCCTCAGCTGCGGTTTGGATGTCCTTCATCAGTCGATGAAGAGGCTCTGAGCTGAATCCTTGAGGAAAATACAGGTCCTCACTCCTCCATCCTCTACTCACTGATTTGCATGTTCcagcctttttttgtcttcaaaacAATCTGAGGTTTCTGTACAAATCAACTTCAACGATAGGAGCCCACGCTCCGGTGGTCCTTGTTAGAGTAAAGCCTCACGCACTTCATCACCTCATATAAGGTCGTGCAGATTCTGTTTAATATCACCTGAGtcagaaaaatgtgatttaaaattaCTTACCTGCTTCGAACACAGTAAAAAGCTGAATTATGGTTTGTTTATGTTATAATAAGCAGATCTGTAGGTTGTGTGACACCAGAACATGATGTTATATGTCCTGTTTTATGTCCTGCACCTACAGGCCTGCAGGTAAACGTCTATAAGAGACCATTTAGATCACATCTAACACACCTACAAACACCGAGCCACTGGagggtggggtggtggtggtggtggtggtggttagAGATGTAGGTAAAAGCAACATAAACGTCTCGAGACACTGCGTGTGATGAGAGTTAAACCTGCTGACGCACTGAATAAACTGACAGAAGCCAAACAAGAGAGCTGAGAGACTGACGAAACTGGACAAACAGACGATATGTGTTATATCTGCCTCGTGTGGAAGGGATTATTCTGAgtttacaggaaaacaaaaacagtttttcagatttatgacaaatttaaagtggaaaaattaAATTCCCACCGACATGATCAGAACCCaatttcactttaattaaagacattttaaagattcaCTTTACTTTagctcttttaaaagttttgtttttattttgtgtcaacAGATCTGAGGGAAACGAGAACTGAAACACTGAACTGTTTTCATAtgagtcttttgtttttactgtttagtaaaaataaagacGTTAGCTGTAACTTCTCAGCTGTTACGTCGGTGTTAAATGTCTCAGGACTGTTAGAAAGGCTGCTGACTCTGCCGTGTTGAGCCCACATCGCTGCAGAAACATCCTTCGTGTGTTCAGAGCCGAGCGGAGAGCAGCTGCACTGCA is part of the Kryptolebias marmoratus isolate JLee-2015 linkage group LG11, ASM164957v2, whole genome shotgun sequence genome and harbors:
- the poglut3 gene encoding protein O-glucosyltransferase 3 translates to MTRRRSGDSVRAARGALMRRFVVLAAFFSVDLPVSDCGGVSPQRCLIWGPGLDPDAVLPVRYLFIQAVGSKGENLTVSPGKDTFKVKISPLDKKEYLRVHVPPPLDRGDGSFLVRYRLYGSTVKGLKVEILHQDAAVAQSPYILRGPVYHEYCDCPESDASVWQSVLRCPTEEPQILADFESFPTVNLQHLRQEVPRRFSNRGGLVHYAVIDNRVYRRTLGKYTDFKMFSDEMLLSLTRKVRLPDVEFFINVGDWPLETRKEGAVPIFSWCGSTDTRDVVLPTYEVTHSTLETMRGVTNDLLSVQGNTGPPWANKTERAFFRGRDSREERLQLVSLSKKNPELLDAGITAWFFFRDREKEVGKAPLVGFFDFFKYKYQVNVDGTVAAYRFPYLMLGNSLVLKQDSQYYEHFYSHLKAGSHYVSVERNLLDLLEKIRWAKENDAEAEEICRAGQEAARELLQPSRLYCYYHRVLREYADRQAGRPARLADMELVPQPDDHMAACTCARDTTHRHVKDEL
- the LOC108243452 gene encoding NADH-cytochrome b5 reductase 2 — translated: MDQTLVIPVVLAVFAVVVTVLFSLLRKSPEEKKKKKGPVTLQDPMIKYPLPLVSKQEISHDTKKFRFGLPSASHVLGLPVGQHVYLTAKVNGSLVVRPYTPVSSDEDQGFVDLVVKIYYKGFHPSYPEGGQMSQYLDNLSIGDTIDFRGPNGLLIYEGKGVFSIRANKKTEPKVQRFKHVGMIAGGTGVTPMLQLIQSITSDPDDITKCSLIFANQTENDILLKEELEEVQKKHPEKVQLWYTLDKPPQGWSYSSGYVTFDMIKDHLPAPSSDVLIVLCGPSPMVKNACLPNLDKLGHQKENIFTY